The following are encoded together in the Daucus carota subsp. sativus chromosome 5, DH1 v3.0, whole genome shotgun sequence genome:
- the LOC108219824 gene encoding heptahelical transmembrane protein 4-like isoform X1, whose amino-acid sequence MFIVENLRKMVDDQKEKCIVLSETSESQMDCESGSRLFSKEGKSKKFWRGVKYQLVEYHTLPAYLKDNEYILRYYRSEWPLKQVFLSIFYIHNETLNIWTHLIGFLLFLSLTIYTAMKIPKVMDLQVVQQLSNMLRSTDLSKINGELLNLPSLPNMADFHRFKNDLKTSLPSVDFLPSLSGWNGLELIANCLPKQSTEYPAKDCILKSVEGNMGNSAHSLPNEPVTRWPFFTFLGGAMFCLLASSTCHLLSCYSERLSYIMLRLDYSGIAALIATSFYPPVYYSFMCHPFLCDLYLTFITLLGLASIAFSLLPVFQKPHFRTLRASLFFGMGVSGAVPIMHKLILYWDKPVALETTGYEVLMGAFYGIGALIYAKRIPECWKPGKYDIAGHSHQLFHVLVVAGAYTHYHAGLIYLRWRDLEGCSKN is encoded by the exons ATGTTTATTGTTGAGAATTTGAG AAAGATGGTTGATGATCAGAAGGAGAAATGCATTGTGTTATCTGAAACATCTGAAAGTCAAATGGATTGCGAAAGTGGGAGCAGACTTTTCTCAAAAGAAGGGAAGAGTAAGAAATTTTGGAGAGGAGTTAAGTATCAGCTTGTTGAATATCACACATTGCCTGCATATTTAAAGGATAATGAGTATATCTTGCGTTATTATCGATCAGAATGGCCGCTTAAGCAGGTGTTCCTGAGTATCTTCTATATTCATAATGAAACTCTTAACATTTGGAC GCATTTGATCGGATTTCTCCTGTTTCTATCATTAACTATATACACAGCAATGAAGATCCCCAAGGTAATGGATCTCCAGGTGGTACAACAGTTGTCTAACATGCTCAGGAGTACTGATCTCAGCAAGATTAATGGGGAACTCTTGAACCTACCTTCCTTGCCCAATATGGCTGACTTTCATAGATTCAAAAATGACCTGAAGACATCTTTGCCTTCAGTTGATTTTCTTCCTTCACTCTCTGGTTGGAATGGATTAGAGCTTATCGCGAATTGTCTGCCAAAACAGTCAACTGAGTACCCTGCCAAGGATTGTATTCTG AAAAGCGTAGAAGGCAATATGGGCAACAGTGCACATTCATTGCCGAATGAGCCGGTCACGAGGTGGCCATTTTTTACCTTCTTGGGAGGGGCCATGTTCTGCTTGCTAGCCAGCAGTACGTGCCACCTCCTCTCATGTTACTCAGAGCGCCTTTCATACATAATGCTCAGGCTCGATTATTCTGGCATTGCAGCTCTCATTGCGACTTCCTTTTACCCTCCTGTTTATTATTCCTTTATGTGCCATCCTTTCTTATGCGACCTCTACTTGACCTTCATTACATTATTGGGTTTAGCCAGCATTGCTTTCTCTCTTCTCCCAGTATTCCAGAAGCCTCATTTTCGAACTCTTCGTGCTTCTCTCTTCTTTGGAATGGGTGTATCAGGTGCCGTGCCCATTATGCATAAATTGATATTATACTGGGACAAGCCAGTGGCTCTTGAGACCACCGGATATGAGGTACTGATGGGAGCATTCTACGGAATTGGAGCACTAATCTATGCCAAGAGAATACCCGAGTGTTGGAAGCCTGGAAAGTATGACATAGCTGGACACAGTCATCAGCTTTTTCATGTGTTGGTCGTTGCAGGAGCTTACACACACTACCATGCCGGTTTGATCTACCTCAGGTGGCGGGACTTGGAAGGCTGTTCTAAAAATTAG
- the LOC108219824 gene encoding heptahelical transmembrane protein 4-like isoform X2: MVDDQKEKCIVLSETSESQMDCESGSRLFSKEGKSKKFWRGVKYQLVEYHTLPAYLKDNEYILRYYRSEWPLKQVFLSIFYIHNETLNIWTHLIGFLLFLSLTIYTAMKIPKVMDLQVVQQLSNMLRSTDLSKINGELLNLPSLPNMADFHRFKNDLKTSLPSVDFLPSLSGWNGLELIANCLPKQSTEYPAKDCILKSVEGNMGNSAHSLPNEPVTRWPFFTFLGGAMFCLLASSTCHLLSCYSERLSYIMLRLDYSGIAALIATSFYPPVYYSFMCHPFLCDLYLTFITLLGLASIAFSLLPVFQKPHFRTLRASLFFGMGVSGAVPIMHKLILYWDKPVALETTGYEVLMGAFYGIGALIYAKRIPECWKPGKYDIAGHSHQLFHVLVVAGAYTHYHAGLIYLRWRDLEGCSKN, encoded by the exons ATGGTTGATGATCAGAAGGAGAAATGCATTGTGTTATCTGAAACATCTGAAAGTCAAATGGATTGCGAAAGTGGGAGCAGACTTTTCTCAAAAGAAGGGAAGAGTAAGAAATTTTGGAGAGGAGTTAAGTATCAGCTTGTTGAATATCACACATTGCCTGCATATTTAAAGGATAATGAGTATATCTTGCGTTATTATCGATCAGAATGGCCGCTTAAGCAGGTGTTCCTGAGTATCTTCTATATTCATAATGAAACTCTTAACATTTGGAC GCATTTGATCGGATTTCTCCTGTTTCTATCATTAACTATATACACAGCAATGAAGATCCCCAAGGTAATGGATCTCCAGGTGGTACAACAGTTGTCTAACATGCTCAGGAGTACTGATCTCAGCAAGATTAATGGGGAACTCTTGAACCTACCTTCCTTGCCCAATATGGCTGACTTTCATAGATTCAAAAATGACCTGAAGACATCTTTGCCTTCAGTTGATTTTCTTCCTTCACTCTCTGGTTGGAATGGATTAGAGCTTATCGCGAATTGTCTGCCAAAACAGTCAACTGAGTACCCTGCCAAGGATTGTATTCTG AAAAGCGTAGAAGGCAATATGGGCAACAGTGCACATTCATTGCCGAATGAGCCGGTCACGAGGTGGCCATTTTTTACCTTCTTGGGAGGGGCCATGTTCTGCTTGCTAGCCAGCAGTACGTGCCACCTCCTCTCATGTTACTCAGAGCGCCTTTCATACATAATGCTCAGGCTCGATTATTCTGGCATTGCAGCTCTCATTGCGACTTCCTTTTACCCTCCTGTTTATTATTCCTTTATGTGCCATCCTTTCTTATGCGACCTCTACTTGACCTTCATTACATTATTGGGTTTAGCCAGCATTGCTTTCTCTCTTCTCCCAGTATTCCAGAAGCCTCATTTTCGAACTCTTCGTGCTTCTCTCTTCTTTGGAATGGGTGTATCAGGTGCCGTGCCCATTATGCATAAATTGATATTATACTGGGACAAGCCAGTGGCTCTTGAGACCACCGGATATGAGGTACTGATGGGAGCATTCTACGGAATTGGAGCACTAATCTATGCCAAGAGAATACCCGAGTGTTGGAAGCCTGGAAAGTATGACATAGCTGGACACAGTCATCAGCTTTTTCATGTGTTGGTCGTTGCAGGAGCTTACACACACTACCATGCCGGTTTGATCTACCTCAGGTGGCGGGACTTGGAAGGCTGTTCTAAAAATTAG
- the LOC108219824 gene encoding heptahelical transmembrane protein 4-like isoform X3 → MDCESGSRLFSKEGKSKKFWRGVKYQLVEYHTLPAYLKDNEYILRYYRSEWPLKQVFLSIFYIHNETLNIWTHLIGFLLFLSLTIYTAMKIPKVMDLQVVQQLSNMLRSTDLSKINGELLNLPSLPNMADFHRFKNDLKTSLPSVDFLPSLSGWNGLELIANCLPKQSTEYPAKDCILKSVEGNMGNSAHSLPNEPVTRWPFFTFLGGAMFCLLASSTCHLLSCYSERLSYIMLRLDYSGIAALIATSFYPPVYYSFMCHPFLCDLYLTFITLLGLASIAFSLLPVFQKPHFRTLRASLFFGMGVSGAVPIMHKLILYWDKPVALETTGYEVLMGAFYGIGALIYAKRIPECWKPGKYDIAGHSHQLFHVLVVAGAYTHYHAGLIYLRWRDLEGCSKN, encoded by the exons ATGGATTGCGAAAGTGGGAGCAGACTTTTCTCAAAAGAAGGGAAGAGTAAGAAATTTTGGAGAGGAGTTAAGTATCAGCTTGTTGAATATCACACATTGCCTGCATATTTAAAGGATAATGAGTATATCTTGCGTTATTATCGATCAGAATGGCCGCTTAAGCAGGTGTTCCTGAGTATCTTCTATATTCATAATGAAACTCTTAACATTTGGAC GCATTTGATCGGATTTCTCCTGTTTCTATCATTAACTATATACACAGCAATGAAGATCCCCAAGGTAATGGATCTCCAGGTGGTACAACAGTTGTCTAACATGCTCAGGAGTACTGATCTCAGCAAGATTAATGGGGAACTCTTGAACCTACCTTCCTTGCCCAATATGGCTGACTTTCATAGATTCAAAAATGACCTGAAGACATCTTTGCCTTCAGTTGATTTTCTTCCTTCACTCTCTGGTTGGAATGGATTAGAGCTTATCGCGAATTGTCTGCCAAAACAGTCAACTGAGTACCCTGCCAAGGATTGTATTCTG AAAAGCGTAGAAGGCAATATGGGCAACAGTGCACATTCATTGCCGAATGAGCCGGTCACGAGGTGGCCATTTTTTACCTTCTTGGGAGGGGCCATGTTCTGCTTGCTAGCCAGCAGTACGTGCCACCTCCTCTCATGTTACTCAGAGCGCCTTTCATACATAATGCTCAGGCTCGATTATTCTGGCATTGCAGCTCTCATTGCGACTTCCTTTTACCCTCCTGTTTATTATTCCTTTATGTGCCATCCTTTCTTATGCGACCTCTACTTGACCTTCATTACATTATTGGGTTTAGCCAGCATTGCTTTCTCTCTTCTCCCAGTATTCCAGAAGCCTCATTTTCGAACTCTTCGTGCTTCTCTCTTCTTTGGAATGGGTGTATCAGGTGCCGTGCCCATTATGCATAAATTGATATTATACTGGGACAAGCCAGTGGCTCTTGAGACCACCGGATATGAGGTACTGATGGGAGCATTCTACGGAATTGGAGCACTAATCTATGCCAAGAGAATACCCGAGTGTTGGAAGCCTGGAAAGTATGACATAGCTGGACACAGTCATCAGCTTTTTCATGTGTTGGTCGTTGCAGGAGCTTACACACACTACCATGCCGGTTTGATCTACCTCAGGTGGCGGGACTTGGAAGGCTGTTCTAAAAATTAG
- the LOC108223146 gene encoding protein SOB FIVE-LIKE 5-like isoform X5, whose protein sequence is MNMSASECSSGCESGWTAYLEQSSRPAYDETRKSGKSKKAGLQEDKDLSMVSDASSGPRLDHNNDVEEGDDSFRYNSYYVSASEQGKTRKPVKNSHLDDTASSPVSSSPKKNLALSSNQSSPEKQKQEKIFSETAFWILEILCFRE, encoded by the exons ATGAACATGTCAGCTTCTGAATGCAGTAGCGGATGTGAGTCCGGATGGACTGCTTATCTCGAGCAATCGTCCAGGCCTGCATATGATGAAACCCGAAAAAGTGGAAAAAGTAAAAAGGCTGGTTTGCAAGAAGATAAGGATTTGTCGATGGTTTCTGATGCATCTTCAGGGCCTAGGCTTGATCATAATAATGATGTTGAGGAAGGCGATGATTCTTTTAGGTACAATTCGTATTATGTTTCTGCTTCAGAACAAGGAAAGACGAGGAAGCCTGTGAAGAATTCTCATCTTGATGATACTGCTAGCTCACCTGTTTCTAGCTCTCCTAAG AAGAACTTGGCCCTTTCCAGCAACCAATCTTCCCCAGAGAAGCAAAAACAAG AGAAAATCTTTAGTGAAACGGCATTCTGGATTCTTGAAATCCTCTGTTTCAGAGAATGA
- the LOC108223146 gene encoding protein SOB FIVE-LIKE 5-like isoform X3, producing the protein MNMSASECSSGCESGWTAYLEQSSRPAYDETRKSGKSKKAGLQEDKDLSMVSDASSGPRLDHNNDVEEGDDSFRYNSYYVSASEQGKTRKPVKNSHLDDTASSPVSSSPKNLALSSNQSSPEKQKQGFSATRYSRKSLVKRHSGFLKSSVSENEVSQASGDLHGTKYKSK; encoded by the exons ATGAACATGTCAGCTTCTGAATGCAGTAGCGGATGTGAGTCCGGATGGACTGCTTATCTCGAGCAATCGTCCAGGCCTGCATATGATGAAACCCGAAAAAGTGGAAAAAGTAAAAAGGCTGGTTTGCAAGAAGATAAGGATTTGTCGATGGTTTCTGATGCATCTTCAGGGCCTAGGCTTGATCATAATAATGATGTTGAGGAAGGCGATGATTCTTTTAGGTACAATTCGTATTATGTTTCTGCTTCAGAACAAGGAAAGACGAGGAAGCCTGTGAAGAATTCTCATCTTGATGATACTGCTAGCTCACCTGTTTCTAGCTCTCCTAAG AACTTGGCCCTTTCCAGCAACCAATCTTCCCCAGAGAAGCAAAAACAAGGTTTTTCTGCAACACGTTActcg AGAAAATCTTTAGTGAAACGGCATTCTGGATTCTTGAAATCCTCTGTTTCAGAGAATGAAGTCTCACAAGCATCAG GTGATTTGCACGGAACAAAGTACAAATCAAAATGA
- the LOC108223146 gene encoding protein SOB FIVE-LIKE 5-like isoform X4: MNMSASECSSGCESGWTAYLEQSSRPAYDETRKSGKSKKAGLQEDKDLSMVSDASSGPRLDHNNDVEEGDDSFRYNSYYVSASEQGKTRKPVKNSHLDDTASSPVSSSPKRKSLVKRHSGFLKSSVSENEVSQASGDLHGTKYKSK, encoded by the exons ATGAACATGTCAGCTTCTGAATGCAGTAGCGGATGTGAGTCCGGATGGACTGCTTATCTCGAGCAATCGTCCAGGCCTGCATATGATGAAACCCGAAAAAGTGGAAAAAGTAAAAAGGCTGGTTTGCAAGAAGATAAGGATTTGTCGATGGTTTCTGATGCATCTTCAGGGCCTAGGCTTGATCATAATAATGATGTTGAGGAAGGCGATGATTCTTTTAGGTACAATTCGTATTATGTTTCTGCTTCAGAACAAGGAAAGACGAGGAAGCCTGTGAAGAATTCTCATCTTGATGATACTGCTAGCTCACCTGTTTCTAGCTCTCCTAAG AGAAAATCTTTAGTGAAACGGCATTCTGGATTCTTGAAATCCTCTGTTTCAGAGAATGAAGTCTCACAAGCATCAG GTGATTTGCACGGAACAAAGTACAAATCAAAATGA
- the LOC108223146 gene encoding uncharacterized protein LOC108223146 isoform X1: MNMSASECSSGCESGWTAYLEQSSRPAYDETRKSGKSKKAGLQEDKDLSMVSDASSGPRLDHNNDVEEGDDSFRYNSYYVSASEQGKTRKPVKNSHLDDTASSPVSSSPKASSIKHDKRPSYLAVIMLLFMRRCLCIYSRRTWPFPATNLPQRSKNKRKSLVKRHSGFLKSSVSENEVSQASGDLHGTKYKSK; this comes from the exons ATGAACATGTCAGCTTCTGAATGCAGTAGCGGATGTGAGTCCGGATGGACTGCTTATCTCGAGCAATCGTCCAGGCCTGCATATGATGAAACCCGAAAAAGTGGAAAAAGTAAAAAGGCTGGTTTGCAAGAAGATAAGGATTTGTCGATGGTTTCTGATGCATCTTCAGGGCCTAGGCTTGATCATAATAATGATGTTGAGGAAGGCGATGATTCTTTTAGGTACAATTCGTATTATGTTTCTGCTTCAGAACAAGGAAAGACGAGGAAGCCTGTGAAGAATTCTCATCTTGATGATACTGCTAGCTCACCTGTTTCTAGCTCTCCTAAGGCAAGTTCCATTAAACATGATAAACGCCCTTCATATTTAGCTGTAATAATGCTTTTATTTATGCGTCGATGTCTATGCATATATTCTAGAAGAACTTGGCCCTTTCCAGCAACCAATCTTCCCCAGAGAAGCAAAAACAAG AGAAAATCTTTAGTGAAACGGCATTCTGGATTCTTGAAATCCTCTGTTTCAGAGAATGAAGTCTCACAAGCATCAG GTGATTTGCACGGAACAAAGTACAAATCAAAATGA
- the LOC108223146 gene encoding protein SOB FIVE-LIKE 5-like isoform X2, whose amino-acid sequence MNMSASECSSGCESGWTAYLEQSSRPAYDETRKSGKSKKAGLQEDKDLSMVSDASSGPRLDHNNDVEEGDDSFRYNSYYVSASEQGKTRKPVKNSHLDDTASSPVSSSPKKNLALSSNQSSPEKQKQGFSATRYSRKSLVKRHSGFLKSSVSENEVSQASGDLHGTKYKSK is encoded by the exons ATGAACATGTCAGCTTCTGAATGCAGTAGCGGATGTGAGTCCGGATGGACTGCTTATCTCGAGCAATCGTCCAGGCCTGCATATGATGAAACCCGAAAAAGTGGAAAAAGTAAAAAGGCTGGTTTGCAAGAAGATAAGGATTTGTCGATGGTTTCTGATGCATCTTCAGGGCCTAGGCTTGATCATAATAATGATGTTGAGGAAGGCGATGATTCTTTTAGGTACAATTCGTATTATGTTTCTGCTTCAGAACAAGGAAAGACGAGGAAGCCTGTGAAGAATTCTCATCTTGATGATACTGCTAGCTCACCTGTTTCTAGCTCTCCTAAG AAGAACTTGGCCCTTTCCAGCAACCAATCTTCCCCAGAGAAGCAAAAACAAGGTTTTTCTGCAACACGTTActcg AGAAAATCTTTAGTGAAACGGCATTCTGGATTCTTGAAATCCTCTGTTTCAGAGAATGAAGTCTCACAAGCATCAG GTGATTTGCACGGAACAAAGTACAAATCAAAATGA
- the LOC108223146 gene encoding protein SOB FIVE-LIKE 5-like isoform X6, translated as MNMSASECSSGCESGWTAYLEQSSRPAYDETRKSGKSKKAGLQEDKDLSMVSDASSGPRLDHNNDVEEGDDSFRYNSYYVSASEQGKTRKPVKNSHLDDTASSPVSSSPKNLALSSNQSSPEKQKQEKIFSETAFWILEILCFRE; from the exons ATGAACATGTCAGCTTCTGAATGCAGTAGCGGATGTGAGTCCGGATGGACTGCTTATCTCGAGCAATCGTCCAGGCCTGCATATGATGAAACCCGAAAAAGTGGAAAAAGTAAAAAGGCTGGTTTGCAAGAAGATAAGGATTTGTCGATGGTTTCTGATGCATCTTCAGGGCCTAGGCTTGATCATAATAATGATGTTGAGGAAGGCGATGATTCTTTTAGGTACAATTCGTATTATGTTTCTGCTTCAGAACAAGGAAAGACGAGGAAGCCTGTGAAGAATTCTCATCTTGATGATACTGCTAGCTCACCTGTTTCTAGCTCTCCTAAG AACTTGGCCCTTTCCAGCAACCAATCTTCCCCAGAGAAGCAAAAACAAG AGAAAATCTTTAGTGAAACGGCATTCTGGATTCTTGAAATCCTCTGTTTCAGAGAATGA
- the LOC108223145 gene encoding adenylate kinase 5, chloroplastic isoform X2 has protein sequence MAFSTTQCHHKAPPPPRPLPSLSLNPPSLSSLSFSSHPSHHKLSLSNNYSFGYGKPHFKIRPKAKQGLEVMCVQSVPLKVMISGAPASGKGTQCELIVKKFGLVHISTGDLLRFEVSAGTEIGRKAKEYMNAGRLVPDDIVTAMVTGRLSQKDAQEKGWLLDGYPRSFAQAQSLEKLQIRPDIYIALDVPDDILIDRCVGRRLDPLTGKIYHITNFPPENEEVKSRLLTRPDDTEEKARSRLQIYKQNVDAILSTYISILKKLDGNRSKEVVFEEIDSLLTQVQKEKSDQTKIAFRGDTYSERASPPKNNWRGIPTRLNNIPHSREIREYFYDDVLQATQRAVTAGKTRLKVEINIPELNPEMDVYRIGTLMELVRVLALSFADDGKRVKVCVQGSMGEGALAGMPLQLAGTRKILEFMDWGEYGAMGTFISIGAIGAKEVAEEDDLFILVAPQNAVGNCIIGDLQAMTDAAGKRPVILINPKLKDLPASSGIMQTMGRDKRLEYAALFENCYLLRLLYYAGTQYPIVGVLRMSYPSPYELFRRVSEPETPQKEKYVLISSFAERPDGDDINYALEGKTREQAKKEAGVW, from the exons ATGGCCTTTTCCACCACTCAGTGCCACCACAAAGCCCCTCCGCCCCCTCGccctctcccctctctctctctaaaccctccatctctctcatctctctcgttTTCCTCTCACCCTTCTCACCACAAACTCTCACTCTCCAACAACTATTCTTTTGGCTATGGAAAACCCCACTTCAAGATCAGGCCCAAAGCCAAG CAAGGATTGGAGGTTATGTGTGTGCAAAGTGTGCCATTGAAAGTTATGATCTCTGGGGCTCCTGCTTCAGGCAAAGGGACTCAGTGTGAACTCATTGTCAAGAAG TTTGGATTGGTACATATATCGACAGGAGATCTTCTCCGTTTTGAAGTGTCAGCTGGTACTGAAATTGGAAGAAAAGCAAAAGAATACATGAATGCTGGCCGTTTAGTTCCAGATGATATAGTGACAGCT ATGGTTACTGGAAGATTATCTCAGAAAGATGCACAAGAAAAGGGCTGGTTGCTAGACGGATACCCAAGAAGTTTTGCCCAAGCACAAAGTCTCGAAAAATTGCAGATTAGACCAGACATATACATTGCATTAGAT GTACCCGATGATATTCTAATAGACAGATGTGTTGGTAGAAGATTGGATCCTTTAACAGGGAAGATATACCATATAACAAATTTTCCTCCAGAAAATGAGGAAGTTAAGTCAAGGCTTCTGACTCGTCCTGATGACACTGAGGAAAAG GCCAGATCACGTCTGCAAATTTACAAGCAAAATGTAGATGCCATCTTATCAACCTATATTAGCAtattgaaaaag CTTGATGGCAACCGTTCCAAAGAGGTTGTTTTCGAAGAAATAGATTCTTTACTGACCCAGGTGCAGAAAGAGAAATCAGATCAGACAAAAATAG CTTTTCGAGGTGATACTTATTCGGAGAGAGCATCTCCACCCAAG AATAACTGGAGAGGAATTCCTACTAGATTGAATAATATACCTCATTCTAGAGAAATAAGAGAATATTTCTATGATGATGTGTTGCAAGCCACTCAAAGAGCTGTTACAGCTGGAAAGACTCGGTTGAAG GTGGAGATCAATATTCCGGAACTCAACCCTGAAATG GATGTCTATCGGATAGGTACATTGATGGAGCTTGTTCGAGTTCTAGCTTTATCATTTGCTGATGATGGAAAACGAGTAAAG GTTTGTGTTCAAGGGTCTATGGGGGAGGGTGCACTCGCAGGGATGCCATTGCAGCTTGCAGGAACTCGTAAGATCTTGGAGTTCATGGACTGGGGTGAATATGGTGCCATGGGAACCTTTATCAGCATCGGTGCTATAG GAGCAAAAGAAGTTGCTGAAGAAGATGACTTGTTCATATTAGTAGCTCCTCAAAATGCTGTTGGAAATTGTATAATTGGG GATCTACAGGCCATGACTGATGCTGCAGGAAAACGACCTGTCATTCTTATAAATCCTAAGCTCAAG GATTTACCGGCTTCGAGTGGTATCATGCAA ACAATGGGCCGTGATAAGAGACTGGAGTATGCTGCATTATTTGAAAATTGCTACCTCTTACGGCTTCTCTACTATGCTGGAACCCAGTATCCAATTGTGGGTGTTTTAAG GATGTCATATCCTTCTCCTTATGAGTTATTCAGGAGGGTAAGTGAACCTGAGACGCCCCAAAAGGAGAAGTATGTCTTGATCTCATCATTTGCAGAGAGGCCTGACGGAGATGATATCAACTATGCACTTGAAGGAAAAACAAG GGAACAAGCTAAAAAAGAGGCAGGAGTTTGGTAA
- the LOC108223145 gene encoding adenylate kinase 5, chloroplastic isoform X1 has translation MAFSTTQCHHKAPPPPRPLPSLSLNPPSLSSLSFSSHPSHHKLSLSNNYSFGYGKPHFKIRPKAKQGLEVMCVQSVPLKVMISGAPASGKGTQCELIVKKFGLVHISTGDLLRFEVSAGTEIGRKAKEYMNAGRLVPDDIVTAMVTGRLSQKDAQEKGWLLDGYPRSFAQAQSLEKLQIRPDIYIALDVPDDILIDRCVGRRLDPLTGKIYHITNFPPENEEVKSRLLTRPDDTEEKARSRLQIYKQNVDAILSTYISILKKLDGNRSKEVVFEEIDSLLTQVQKEKSDQTKIAFRGDTYSERASPPKNNWRGIPTRLNNIPHSREIREYFYDDVLQATQRAVTAGKTRLKVEINIPELNPEMDVYRIGTLMELVRVLALSFADDGKRVKVCVQGSMGEGALAGMPLQLAGTRKILEFMDWGEYGAMGTFISIGAIGAKEVAEEDDLFILVAPQNAVGNCIIGDLQAMTDAAGKRPVILINPKLKDLPASSGIMQTMGRDKRLEYAALFENCYLLRLLYYAGTQYPIVGVLRMSYPSPYELFRRVSEPETPQKEKYVLISSFAERPDGDDINYALEGKTREQAKKEAGVWGYLSSMFR, from the exons ATGGCCTTTTCCACCACTCAGTGCCACCACAAAGCCCCTCCGCCCCCTCGccctctcccctctctctctctaaaccctccatctctctcatctctctcgttTTCCTCTCACCCTTCTCACCACAAACTCTCACTCTCCAACAACTATTCTTTTGGCTATGGAAAACCCCACTTCAAGATCAGGCCCAAAGCCAAG CAAGGATTGGAGGTTATGTGTGTGCAAAGTGTGCCATTGAAAGTTATGATCTCTGGGGCTCCTGCTTCAGGCAAAGGGACTCAGTGTGAACTCATTGTCAAGAAG TTTGGATTGGTACATATATCGACAGGAGATCTTCTCCGTTTTGAAGTGTCAGCTGGTACTGAAATTGGAAGAAAAGCAAAAGAATACATGAATGCTGGCCGTTTAGTTCCAGATGATATAGTGACAGCT ATGGTTACTGGAAGATTATCTCAGAAAGATGCACAAGAAAAGGGCTGGTTGCTAGACGGATACCCAAGAAGTTTTGCCCAAGCACAAAGTCTCGAAAAATTGCAGATTAGACCAGACATATACATTGCATTAGAT GTACCCGATGATATTCTAATAGACAGATGTGTTGGTAGAAGATTGGATCCTTTAACAGGGAAGATATACCATATAACAAATTTTCCTCCAGAAAATGAGGAAGTTAAGTCAAGGCTTCTGACTCGTCCTGATGACACTGAGGAAAAG GCCAGATCACGTCTGCAAATTTACAAGCAAAATGTAGATGCCATCTTATCAACCTATATTAGCAtattgaaaaag CTTGATGGCAACCGTTCCAAAGAGGTTGTTTTCGAAGAAATAGATTCTTTACTGACCCAGGTGCAGAAAGAGAAATCAGATCAGACAAAAATAG CTTTTCGAGGTGATACTTATTCGGAGAGAGCATCTCCACCCAAG AATAACTGGAGAGGAATTCCTACTAGATTGAATAATATACCTCATTCTAGAGAAATAAGAGAATATTTCTATGATGATGTGTTGCAAGCCACTCAAAGAGCTGTTACAGCTGGAAAGACTCGGTTGAAG GTGGAGATCAATATTCCGGAACTCAACCCTGAAATG GATGTCTATCGGATAGGTACATTGATGGAGCTTGTTCGAGTTCTAGCTTTATCATTTGCTGATGATGGAAAACGAGTAAAG GTTTGTGTTCAAGGGTCTATGGGGGAGGGTGCACTCGCAGGGATGCCATTGCAGCTTGCAGGAACTCGTAAGATCTTGGAGTTCATGGACTGGGGTGAATATGGTGCCATGGGAACCTTTATCAGCATCGGTGCTATAG GAGCAAAAGAAGTTGCTGAAGAAGATGACTTGTTCATATTAGTAGCTCCTCAAAATGCTGTTGGAAATTGTATAATTGGG GATCTACAGGCCATGACTGATGCTGCAGGAAAACGACCTGTCATTCTTATAAATCCTAAGCTCAAG GATTTACCGGCTTCGAGTGGTATCATGCAA ACAATGGGCCGTGATAAGAGACTGGAGTATGCTGCATTATTTGAAAATTGCTACCTCTTACGGCTTCTCTACTATGCTGGAACCCAGTATCCAATTGTGGGTGTTTTAAG GATGTCATATCCTTCTCCTTATGAGTTATTCAGGAGGGTAAGTGAACCTGAGACGCCCCAAAAGGAGAAGTATGTCTTGATCTCATCATTTGCAGAGAGGCCTGACGGAGATGATATCAACTATGCACTTGAAGGAAAAACAAG GGAACAAGCTAAAAAAGAGGCAGGAGTTTG GGGGTACTTAAGTAGCATGTTTCGGTGA